Proteins encoded within one genomic window of Sphingomonas cannabina:
- a CDS encoding threonine ammonia-lyase produces the protein MATRPVRSSEPLPVTIEDVRAAAMRIRGAVVRTPTLHSKTLSDLTGATVYLKFENLQFTAAYKERGALNTLLQLDADARAKGVIAASAGNHAQGLAYHGARLGVPVTIVMPKPTPTVKVMQTQSHGATVILEGESFDDAYAHARKLEAERGYTFVHPFDDPRIIAGQGTVALEMLEDAPEIDTLIVPIGGGGLISGMAVAARAAPREVQMIGVEAELYPSMYNRLHGTSMACGGDTLAEGIAVKEPGVITSQFVEALVDDVLLVNERRLEEALSLLLQIEKTVVEGAGAAGLAALLAFGSRFRGRTIGIVLCGGNIDTRLLANVLLRDLARSGRLARLRIRLQDRPGALYHVARIFDQEGVNIIEVYHQRVFTSLPAKGLITDIECETRDRTHLDRLIAALRQAHYEVSLVELA, from the coding sequence ATGGCTACTCGTCCCGTCCGCAGCTCCGAACCGCTTCCCGTCACCATCGAGGATGTCCGGGCGGCTGCGATGCGGATTCGGGGCGCGGTGGTGCGCACGCCGACGCTGCACAGCAAGACACTGAGCGACCTCACGGGCGCGACCGTCTACCTCAAGTTCGAGAACCTCCAGTTCACCGCCGCCTACAAGGAGCGCGGTGCCCTCAACACGCTGCTCCAGCTCGATGCGGACGCGCGGGCGAAGGGCGTGATCGCCGCCTCGGCCGGCAATCATGCGCAGGGCCTCGCCTATCACGGCGCCCGGCTCGGCGTGCCGGTGACGATCGTCATGCCCAAGCCGACACCGACGGTGAAGGTGATGCAGACGCAGAGCCACGGCGCGACGGTGATCCTGGAGGGCGAGAGTTTCGACGACGCCTATGCCCATGCCCGCAAGCTGGAGGCGGAGCGCGGCTACACCTTCGTCCATCCCTTCGACGACCCGCGCATCATCGCGGGGCAAGGAACCGTCGCGCTCGAGATGCTCGAGGACGCGCCCGAGATCGACACGCTGATCGTCCCGATCGGCGGCGGCGGGCTGATCTCCGGCATGGCCGTGGCGGCCCGCGCGGCGCCTCGCGAGGTCCAGATGATCGGCGTCGAGGCCGAGCTCTACCCCTCGATGTACAACCGCCTACACGGCACCAGCATGGCGTGCGGCGGCGACACGCTGGCCGAGGGCATCGCGGTCAAGGAGCCTGGGGTGATCACCTCGCAGTTCGTCGAGGCGCTGGTCGACGACGTGCTGCTCGTCAACGAGCGACGGCTGGAGGAGGCGCTGAGCCTGCTGCTCCAGATCGAGAAGACGGTGGTCGAGGGCGCCGGCGCCGCCGGCCTCGCCGCGCTGCTCGCGTTCGGCAGCCGCTTCCGCGGGCGCACGATCGGCATCGTGCTGTGCGGGGGCAACATCGACACGCGCCTGCTCGCCAACGTACTGCTGCGCGACCTCGCCCGCTCGGGGCGGCTCGCGCGCCTGCGCATCCGGCTGCAGGACCGGCCGGGCGCGCTCTATCATGTCGCACGCATCTTCGACCAGGAAGGCGTCAACATCATCGAGGTCTATCACCAGCGCGTCTTCACCTCGCTGCCGGCCAAGGGGCTGATCACCGACATCGAATGCGAGACGCGCGACCGCACGCATCTCGACCGGCTGATCGCGGCGCTCCGGCAGGCGCATTACGAAGTGAGCCTGGTCGAGCTCGCCTGA
- a CDS encoding amidohydrolase, whose amino-acid sequence MQVSSRFVHSTGSRKWGASFLAALSFLAAAPVHADALVDNVDGVTLDKDGHQVRFTGILMSPDGKVVRLLQKFDKRPDKLDWRADMKGRVAIPGMIDAHGHVMDLGKRAMELDLFSSTSLADAQQRVRAYAAANSTRAWIVGGGWNQEVWGLGRFPTAADLDAAVADKPVYLERADGHAGWANGAAMREAGITAKTPNPPGGRIERLPNGQPSGVFVDAAKALIEAKLPPPTPLDRNMAFLKAQEALLSLGITATADMGTSLDDWLVYRRMGDAGYLRIRIMSYGSGVETALKVGGTGPTPWLYGDRLRMGGIKLYADGALGSRGAWLKAPYADAPGNTGLTFLKDDQLLNMMSRGAMDGLQIAVHAIGDRANQQVLDAIEELSNTYKGDRRWRIEHAQIVDPLDLPKFGKHGTIASMQPVHEASDWRMAETRLGPQRLGGAYAWASIQKTGARLAFGSDYPVESPNPFVGWAVAITREDAKGEPAGGWRPEEKLSREAAWKAFTSDAAYAGFAEDRFGTLAPGMRADFIIVDRDPTLAGPAELRAIKVLETWVGGEKVWERK is encoded by the coding sequence ATGCAGGTCTCCAGCCGCTTCGTGCATTCGACCGGATCGCGCAAATGGGGCGCGTCCTTCCTTGCCGCTCTCTCCTTCCTCGCCGCAGCGCCGGTCCATGCCGACGCGCTGGTCGACAATGTCGACGGCGTCACGCTCGACAAGGACGGACATCAGGTCCGCTTCACCGGCATTCTGATGTCGCCCGACGGCAAGGTGGTGCGGCTCCTCCAGAAGTTCGACAAGCGCCCCGACAAGCTCGACTGGCGCGCCGACATGAAGGGCCGCGTCGCCATCCCCGGCATGATCGACGCGCACGGCCATGTCATGGACCTCGGCAAGCGCGCGATGGAGCTCGACCTGTTCAGCTCGACCTCGCTCGCCGACGCGCAGCAGCGCGTCCGCGCCTATGCCGCCGCCAATTCGACGCGCGCCTGGATCGTCGGTGGCGGCTGGAACCAGGAGGTGTGGGGTCTCGGCCGTTTCCCCACTGCCGCCGATCTCGACGCCGCGGTCGCCGACAAGCCGGTGTATCTGGAGCGCGCGGACGGTCACGCCGGGTGGGCGAACGGCGCGGCGATGCGCGAGGCCGGCATCACCGCCAAGACCCCCAATCCGCCCGGCGGAAGGATCGAGCGGCTGCCGAACGGCCAGCCCTCCGGCGTGTTCGTCGACGCTGCCAAGGCGCTGATCGAGGCCAAGCTGCCGCCGCCGACCCCGCTCGACCGCAACATGGCGTTCCTGAAGGCGCAGGAGGCGCTGCTCAGCCTCGGCATCACTGCCACCGCCGACATGGGCACCAGCCTGGACGACTGGCTGGTCTATCGCCGCATGGGCGATGCCGGATATCTGCGCATCCGCATCATGTCCTACGGCAGCGGGGTGGAGACCGCACTCAAGGTCGGCGGCACCGGGCCGACGCCCTGGCTCTACGGCGATCGGCTGCGGATGGGCGGGATCAAGCTCTATGCCGACGGCGCGCTCGGCTCGCGCGGGGCGTGGCTCAAGGCGCCCTATGCCGACGCGCCGGGCAATACCGGCCTCACTTTCCTCAAGGACGACCAACTGCTCAACATGATGAGCCGCGGCGCGATGGACGGCCTCCAGATTGCGGTCCATGCGATCGGCGACCGCGCCAACCAACAGGTTCTCGACGCGATCGAGGAGCTGTCGAACACTTACAAGGGCGACCGCCGCTGGCGCATCGAGCATGCCCAGATCGTCGACCCGCTCGACCTCCCCAAGTTCGGCAAGCACGGCACCATCGCCTCGATGCAGCCGGTGCACGAGGCGAGCGACTGGCGGATGGCCGAGACGCGGCTGGGGCCGCAGCGGCTCGGCGGGGCCTATGCCTGGGCTTCGATCCAGAAGACGGGCGCGCGGCTGGCGTTCGGTTCGGACTATCCGGTCGAGAGCCCCAATCCCTTCGTCGGCTGGGCGGTCGCGATCACGCGGGAGGATGCCAAGGGCGAGCCGGCCGGCGGCTGGCGTCCGGAGGAGAAGCTGAGCCGGGAGGCGGCGTGGAAGGCGTTCACCTCCGACGCGGCCTATGCCGGCTTCGCCGAGGACCGCTTCGGTACGCTCGCACCGGGAATGCGCGCCGACTTCATCATCGTCGACCGCGATCCGACGCTCGCCGGCCCCGCCGAGCTGCGCGCGATCAAGGTGCTCGAAACCTGGGTCGGCGGGGAGAAGGTGTGGGAGCGGAAATGA
- a CDS encoding NAD(P)-dependent oxidoreductase — protein sequence MADIAYLGLGVMGAPMARHLAAAGHNVTVYNRTRARAEAWVAEHGGTLAATPAEAARGKQVVVSCVGRDADLDEVTLGPDGAFAAMAPGALFVDHTTVSAIIARRLAEEGAARGLLVVDAPVSGGQAGAENGALSIMCGGSDEAMAAARPIIDAYAARIVHVGGPGAGQTTKMVNQIAIAGVLAGLSEALRFAQAAELDLDKVFEAVSGGAAQSWQMVNRWKTMGEDKFDFGFAIDWMRKDLGLALEEARVNGALLPVAALVDQFYAEVQHMGGGRQDTSALVRRIAR from the coding sequence ATGGCCGACATCGCATATCTCGGGCTGGGCGTGATGGGCGCTCCGATGGCCCGCCACCTCGCCGCCGCCGGGCACAATGTCACCGTCTACAACCGCACCCGCGCCAGGGCGGAAGCCTGGGTCGCCGAGCATGGCGGTACCCTGGCCGCGACGCCGGCGGAAGCCGCCAGGGGCAAGCAGGTGGTGGTGAGCTGCGTCGGGCGGGACGCGGACCTCGATGAGGTGACGCTCGGCCCCGACGGCGCCTTCGCGGCGATGGCGCCGGGCGCGCTGTTCGTCGATCACACCACCGTCTCGGCGATCATCGCCCGCCGGCTCGCCGAAGAGGGGGCCGCGCGAGGGCTGCTCGTCGTCGACGCGCCAGTGTCGGGCGGCCAGGCGGGGGCGGAGAACGGCGCGCTCTCGATCATGTGCGGCGGCTCGGACGAGGCGATGGCGGCGGCGCGGCCGATCATCGACGCCTATGCTGCGCGCATCGTCCATGTCGGCGGTCCGGGTGCGGGACAGACCACCAAGATGGTCAACCAGATCGCGATCGCCGGAGTGCTGGCGGGCCTCAGCGAGGCGCTCCGCTTCGCCCAGGCGGCCGAGCTCGATCTCGACAAGGTGTTCGAGGCGGTCTCCGGCGGAGCGGCGCAGAGCTGGCAGATGGTCAATCGCTGGAAGACGATGGGCGAGGACAAGTTCGACTTCGGCTTCGCGATCGACTGGATGCGCAAGGACCTGGGGCTGGCACTGGAGGAGGCGCGGGTGAACGGCGCGCTGCTGCCGGTCGCGGCGCTGGTCGACCAGTTCTATGCCGAGGTGCAGCACATGGGCGGCGGCCGCCAGGACACCAGCGCGCTGGTGCGGCGGATTGCGCGGTAA
- a CDS encoding DUF4163 domain-containing protein produces the protein MTLILAGLALTACGGKAPAGGNAASAESVANVAATPANVTAATPAPTPTPTAAASETTLKTEDYSFTYSYPAAAAAIVPLRLWLDKDRDELRTTLAKDSADAREQSKSGDFSFNPYDSSTEWKVVTETPRLLSLSAEIYEFSGGAHGNPGFRSLVWDKTADRRLDPAELFTSKAAIQTAIGNAFCRRIDAERAKRRGEAVDRSSDDPFSQCPRVEEATLILGSTNRQTVNRIGLLVGPYVAGPYAEGSYDVTLPVTPALLRAVKPEYRSAFAAR, from the coding sequence ATGACCCTGATCCTGGCCGGATTGGCACTGACGGCGTGCGGCGGGAAAGCGCCTGCGGGCGGCAATGCCGCGAGCGCGGAAAGTGTCGCGAATGTGGCCGCCACGCCCGCCAACGTCACAGCCGCGACGCCGGCTCCGACACCCACGCCGACCGCTGCGGCGAGCGAGACCACGCTCAAGACCGAGGATTACAGCTTCACCTACAGCTATCCCGCCGCCGCGGCGGCGATCGTGCCGCTCCGCCTATGGCTCGACAAGGATCGGGACGAGCTTCGCACCACCCTCGCCAAGGACAGCGCCGACGCCCGCGAGCAGAGCAAGAGCGGCGATTTCAGTTTCAATCCCTATGATTCGAGCACCGAATGGAAGGTGGTGACCGAAACGCCGCGCCTGCTGAGCCTTTCGGCGGAGATCTACGAATTTTCCGGAGGCGCGCACGGCAATCCGGGCTTCCGCTCGTTGGTGTGGGACAAGACCGCCGACCGCCGCCTCGACCCGGCGGAGCTGTTCACCTCGAAGGCGGCGATCCAGACGGCGATCGGGAATGCCTTCTGCAGGCGGATCGACGCCGAGCGCGCGAAGCGGCGCGGCGAAGCGGTGGATCGCTCCTCCGACGATCCGTTCAGCCAATGCCCCAGGGTCGAGGAGGCGACGCTGATCCTGGGATCGACGAACCGGCAGACGGTCAACCGGATCGGCCTGCTGGTTGGCCCCTATGTCGCAGGGCCCTATGCCGAAGGATCGTACGACGTGACGCTGCCGGTCACGCCGGCGCTGCTGCGTGCGGTGAAGCCGGAGTATCGGAGCGCCTTCGCGGCGCGGTAA